The DNA window GGCGGAGCTGGTGCGCGGCGACGACCACGCCACCGTGCGGCTGGACGACGGCGCCAGCGTCAGGGCGCAGCTGGTGGTGGGCGCCGACGGCGCCGATTCCTGGGTGCGCGGCCAGTGCGACATCGGCCTCGATTACCGCAGCTACGCCCAGCGCGCCGTGGTGACCAACTTCGATTGCGAAAAACCCCACCATGGCGCCGCCTTCCAGTGGTTCACCGGCGCCGAGGGCATCGTGGCGCTGCTGCCGCTGCCCGGCAACCGGGTGTCGCTGGTGTGGTCGGCGCCGGACCTGCTGGCCGACCGGCTGCGCGAGGAATCGGCCGCGCAGATCGCCGAGCGCCTGGCCGTCTACGCCGCCGAAAAACTGGGCGCCCTGACGCCGCTGCAGCCGGAGCTGGTGCGCGATTTCCCACTGCGCCTGCTACGCCCGCACACGATGACGTCGCCGCGCGTGGCGCTGGTCGGCGACGCCGCCCATGTGGTCCATCCGTTGGCCGGCCATGGCATGAACCTGGGCTTCGCCGACGTGGCGCAGCTGATGAAGACCCTGGCCGAGCGCGAACCGCAGCGCGGCGTCGGCGACGACCGCGTGCTGGCCCGCTACGAACGCGCCCGCAAGGAAGACGTGCTGCTGATGCAGCTGACCACCGATGGCCTGGCGCGCCTGTTCGGCGCCGACATAGAACCCTTGCGCGTGGTCCGCAATTTGGGATTAAACTTGTTGGATAAATTACCTGTGCTGAAGCGCCGCTTGATCTCTCACGCCATGGGCAAGTGAGTGGAAAAAAGGCGGCGGCATGGACTGTCAGTAGTCACCGGAGATGTCATGAAAAAAAGTAAGTTCGTTTTGCTGTTGTTGTCTGTGATGATGGCGTCTTGCGGCCAGGCTCAAACCTCGCCGACCGAGGAAGAGATCAAGAAGCTGGTCGAGCCGCGCCTGGGCGAGGGCGTGAAGGTCGATTCGGTCAAGGCCACGCCTTACGCCGGCCTGTACGAAATCCGCATGGGTAACGAGATCCTCTACACCGATAAAACCGGCACCTATGTGTTCAACGGTCATATCTTCAACCTGACCACCGGCACCGATCTGACGCGCGAGCGCATCGACGATATCAACAAGATCAAGTTCTCCGATCTGCCGCTGGACAAGGCCCTCAAGACCGTTAAGGGCGACGGCTCGCGCGTGATCGCCGTGTTCGAGGATCCGAACTGCGGCTACTGCAAGCAGTTCCGCAAGACCACGCTCAAGGACATCGACAACGTCACCGTCTACACCTTCATGTACAACATCCTGCGCGAGGACTCGTTCACCAAGTCGGCAGGCGTGTGGTGCGCGACGGACCGCAACAAGGCCTGGGACGACTGGATGTTGAACGGTAAGGCGCCGGCGACCGCCGCCGAATCCTGCAAAACCCCGAACCAGGACGTGCTGGCGCTGGGCCGCAAACTGGGCGTGTCCGGCACCCCGTCGATCTTCTTCGCCGACGGCTCGCGCATTCCCGGCGCGGTCGACACCAAGGCGCTGGAGGCGAAGTTCGCCAAGCTTAAACAGTAAGCTTCAGCCGATTTGCCAGGGGACCCAAGCGGTCCCCTAAAAATATATCTATAAGCGGTTTCCCTCCAGGAGAATTGAAATGATCACCTTGAATATCAACGGCAAGGACGTGCAGGTCGACGCCGATCCATCGACGCCGATTTTATGGACGCTGCGCGATAACCTGAACATGACTGGCACCAAGTTCGGTTGCGGCGCGGCGCTGTGCGGCGCCTGCACCGTGCACCTGGCCGGTGAACCGATCCGCTCGTGCGTGACGCCGATTTCGGCCGCTGTCGGCCAGAAGATCACCACCATCGAGGCCATGGAGAACGACAAGATCGGCAAGGCCGTGCAGGACGCCTGGGTCAAGCTCGACGTGCCGCAATGCGGCTACTGTCAGAGCGGCCAGATCATGAGCGCGACCGCGCTGCTGCGCACGAACAAAAAGCCGTCGGACGCCGACATCGACAACGCCATGAGCGGCAATATCTGCCGGTGTGGCACCTATCAACGCATACGCGCCGCCATTAAAGACGCCGCCAGTACCATCGCTTAAAGGAGCACCGTATGCGTATCGAATGGATTAATCAGGAAAACATGGCTTCGTTGGCCTCGTTGGCTTCGGGCTCCGCGCCGGTGGCCGCGGATGCCGCCGGCCTTTCGCGCCGCAGTTTCATGAAAGCCGGCGCCGTCGCCGGCGGTGGACTGGTGCTGGGCTTTTTCCTGCCCGGCGCGGGCCGCCTCGCCAACGCGCAGCAGCCGGCCAAGGTCTATGAGCCGAACGCCTTCCTGCGCATCGCGCCGGATAACACGGTGACGGTGCAGGTCAACCGCATCGAAATCGGGCAGGGCGTGCAAACCTCGCTGCCGATGCTGATCGCCGAGGAGCTGGACGCCGACTGGTCGAACATGGTCGGCGCGCTGGCGCCGGCCGGTGAACAATACAAGGACCCGATCTTCGGCATCCAGATCACCGGCGGCTCGGGCAGCATTGCCCACTCGTATATCCAGTACCGCGAAATCGGCGCCAAGGCGCGCGCGATGCTGATCGCGGCGGCGGCCGAGCAGTGGAAGGTGCCACCGGAGCAGGTCAAGACGGCCAAGGGCATCTTGACCGGCCCGGCAGGCCAGACGGCCACCTATGGCGCGATAGCCGATGCGGCCATGAAGCAGCCGGTGCCCGCCAGCGTCAAGCTGAAGGACCCGAAGGACTTCACGATCATCGGCACGCCCGTCAAGCGCCTGGACGCGACGGCGAAATCGAACGGCAAGCAGCAGTTCGGCATCGACTTCAAGGCGCCGAACAGCAAGGTCGCCGTGGTGGCGCGGCCGCCGGTGTTCGGCGCCAAGGTCGCCAAGTTCGACGCCAGCAAGGCCAAGGCCATCAAGGGCGTGATCGAAGTGCTGCAGGTATCGACCGATCGCGGCGGCAGCGGCGTGGTGGTGGTGGCCGACGGCTACTGGCCGGCCAAGATGGGCCGCGAGGCGCTGGTCATCGACTGGGACACCAGCGGCGTCGAAAAAGTCAGCAGCGACAAGCAGTTGGCCGAGTTCAAGACCTTGGCGCGCAAACCCGGTACCCCCGTGCGCAAGGCCGACACCTCCAAGCTGGCCGGCGCGGCGAAGAAGATCTCCGCCGTCTACGAGTTCCCGTATCTGGCGCACGCGCCGATGGAGCCGCTCAATTGCGTGGTCGACCTGCGCGCAGACGGCTGCACCGTGTGGGCCGGCACCCAGTTCCAAACCTTCGACCATGGCGCCATCGCCGCCACCGCCGGCCTGAAGCCGGAGCAGGTGGTGCTGAACACGATGACTGCCGGCGGCGGCTTTGGCCGCCGCGCGGTGCCGAGTTCCGACTATCTGGTCGAAGCGGTCAATATCGCGAAGGCCTGGAAGGCCGCCGGCAAGACCGAACCGGTCAAGGTGGTGTGGAGCCGCGAGGACGACATCAAGGGCGGTTACTATCGGCCGTCGCACGTGCACCGCGCCGACATCGGCATGGATGCCAAGGGCGGCATCGTCGCCTGGGACCACGTCATCGTCGGCCAGTCGATCATCACCGGCACGCCGTTCGAGCATGTGATGATCAAGGACGGCGTCGATTCGACCATGGTCGAGGGCATGGGCGAGCCGTACGAGGTGCCGCTGAACCTGAGCGCGCACGCGGTCAAGGCCAATGTCCCGGTGCTGTGGTGGCGCTCCGTCGGCGCAACCCACACCGCCTACGTGATGGAGACGCTGATCGACGAAGCCGCGCACGCGG is part of the Oxalobacteraceae bacterium OTU3CAMAD1 genome and encodes:
- a CDS encoding FAD-dependent monooxygenase; its protein translation is MNNPSSPPRVIESDICIVGNGAIAKTTALGLAQSGLSVALLCPPPSPPSAPAGASTAADPGWDARVYALNHTARDLLSSLKVWDALDAARVAPVDAMIIQGDGARAGDLAFDAYGAHTGTLAWILEDRNLGQALDAALKFARNVTLVHGRAAELVRGDDHATVRLDDGASVRAQLVVGADGADSWVRGQCDIGLDYRSYAQRAVVTNFDCEKPHHGAAFQWFTGAEGIVALLPLPGNRVSLVWSAPDLLADRLREESAAQIAERLAVYAAEKLGALTPLQPELVRDFPLRLLRPHTMTSPRVALVGDAAHVVHPLAGHGMNLGFADVAQLMKTLAEREPQRGVGDDRVLARYERARKEDVLLMQLTTDGLARLFGADIEPLRVVRNLGLNLLDKLPVLKRRLISHAMGK
- a CDS encoding DsbC family protein; its protein translation is MKKSKFVLLLLSVMMASCGQAQTSPTEEEIKKLVEPRLGEGVKVDSVKATPYAGLYEIRMGNEILYTDKTGTYVFNGHIFNLTTGTDLTRERIDDINKIKFSDLPLDKALKTVKGDGSRVIAVFEDPNCGYCKQFRKTTLKDIDNVTVYTFMYNILREDSFTKSAGVWCATDRNKAWDDWMLNGKAPATAAESCKTPNQDVLALGRKLGVSGTPSIFFADGSRIPGAVDTKALEAKFAKLKQ
- a CDS encoding (2Fe-2S)-binding protein; protein product: MITLNINGKDVQVDADPSTPILWTLRDNLNMTGTKFGCGAALCGACTVHLAGEPIRSCVTPISAAVGQKITTIEAMENDKIGKAVQDAWVKLDVPQCGYCQSGQIMSATALLRTNKKPSDADIDNAMSGNICRCGTYQRIRAAIKDAASTIA
- a CDS encoding xanthine dehydrogenase family protein molybdopterin-binding subunit — protein: MRIEWINQENMASLASLASGSAPVAADAAGLSRRSFMKAGAVAGGGLVLGFFLPGAGRLANAQQPAKVYEPNAFLRIAPDNTVTVQVNRIEIGQGVQTSLPMLIAEELDADWSNMVGALAPAGEQYKDPIFGIQITGGSGSIAHSYIQYREIGAKARAMLIAAAAEQWKVPPEQVKTAKGILTGPAGQTATYGAIADAAMKQPVPASVKLKDPKDFTIIGTPVKRLDATAKSNGKQQFGIDFKAPNSKVAVVARPPVFGAKVAKFDASKAKAIKGVIEVLQVSTDRGGSGVVVVADGYWPAKMGREALVIDWDTSGVEKVSSDKQLAEFKTLARKPGTPVRKADTSKLAGAAKKISAVYEFPYLAHAPMEPLNCVVDLRADGCTVWAGTQFQTFDHGAIAATAGLKPEQVVLNTMTAGGGFGRRAVPSSDYLVEAVNIAKAWKAAGKTEPVKVVWSREDDIKGGYYRPSHVHRADIGMDAKGGIVAWDHVIVGQSIITGTPFEHVMIKDGVDSTMVEGMGEPYEVPLNLSAHAVKANVPVLWWRSVGATHTAYVMETLIDEAAHAAKMDPVAYRKKLMGEKGKRHVAALELAVAKSGYGKKALPKGQAWGVAVHEAFGTVVAYVVVASVNKDGTPKLNKVTAGVHCNTAVNPLTIEAQIQGAALMGLGMTLPGAAITIKDGVVDQQNFSDYTVARMTDMPVIDVHIVPSNDPPTGIGEPGLPPLAPAFANALFKLTGKRLRKLPFDLSTAKA